A region from the Alkalibacter saccharofermentans DSM 14828 genome encodes:
- a CDS encoding FAD-dependent oxidoreductase: MRIIVIGAVAAGTSAAAKARRSDESAEITIYEKDEFISYSGCGMPYFIGGEIDNPEKLTPRDPAFFKSKYNIDVLTKHEVLYLNGENKTVKVRNLVTGEEFEDCYDKLVLATGAYSVKPPIEGMDKNNTFSLRNITDMYRIKEYLEESAPSKATIVGSGFIGLELCESFKALGLEVAVVEMLDQVTPGLDEDMAGYVEDHLSENGVEVHTGTSVKEITKEGVILSSGKKIASQMIILATGVRPNTKLAKEAGIHLGDSGGIKVDKKMETNIKDIYACGDCIEHYHVITKKPIYRPLGSTANKTGRIAGENITGGNLEFRGILGTGIFRVFDLAVGQTGLSEKEAKSMGYDVEISHNIKPSRPEYMGGKEIVIKAIADRKTGRVLGVQVIGEDGVDKRVDVFATAITFGAKAEDLFHLDLAYAPPYSTTKDPVMYSGMILDNAISKGRKLLTATQVDALINSGDEYVIIDARVEGQYQKHHIPTAVNIPHNELRERLGEVDKEKIAVTYCNKGVTGNAAQNILICNGFEKVYSVSGGHKTYKRYMEKKKK, from the coding sequence ATGAGAATCATAGTAATAGGAGCGGTTGCAGCAGGGACTTCGGCTGCTGCTAAGGCAAGAAGAAGCGATGAGAGTGCAGAGATAACGATTTATGAAAAAGATGAGTTCATTTCCTACTCAGGATGTGGAATGCCTTATTTCATAGGTGGTGAGATAGATAACCCAGAGAAGCTGACTCCCAGGGACCCGGCTTTTTTCAAGTCTAAATACAATATTGATGTTTTGACTAAGCATGAAGTTTTATATCTGAATGGGGAAAATAAAACAGTTAAGGTAAGAAACCTTGTGACTGGAGAAGAGTTTGAAGACTGCTATGACAAATTGGTTTTAGCGACAGGAGCATATTCAGTAAAGCCTCCTATAGAGGGAATGGATAAAAACAATACATTTAGTCTTAGAAATATAACCGATATGTACAGGATAAAAGAATACTTGGAGGAAAGCGCTCCGTCAAAAGCGACGATAGTAGGCTCGGGTTTTATAGGATTGGAACTTTGTGAGAGCTTTAAGGCTCTAGGTCTCGAAGTTGCAGTTGTTGAGATGCTAGACCAGGTAACTCCGGGTCTTGATGAAGACATGGCCGGATATGTTGAGGATCACTTGTCTGAAAATGGTGTTGAAGTTCACACAGGGACATCGGTTAAGGAAATTACCAAGGAGGGTGTAATCTTATCTAGTGGTAAAAAGATAGCTTCTCAGATGATAATCCTGGCAACAGGAGTCAGGCCCAACACTAAGCTTGCTAAGGAAGCGGGGATACATCTAGGAGATAGCGGAGGAATCAAAGTCGATAAAAAGATGGAAACCAACATAAAGGACATATACGCCTGTGGAGATTGCATCGAGCATTATCATGTGATTACGAAAAAACCTATTTATAGACCATTAGGTTCTACTGCGAACAAGACGGGTAGAATCGCTGGCGAAAATATAACAGGTGGAAATCTGGAATTTAGGGGCATACTTGGCACCGGTATATTTAGGGTTTTTGATCTCGCCGTCGGGCAGACCGGTCTATCGGAAAAGGAAGCAAAATCAATGGGCTACGACGTGGAAATCAGCCACAATATCAAACCCTCCAGACCGGAATATATGGGAGGCAAGGAGATCGTCATCAAAGCCATAGCCGACAGGAAGACAGGAAGGGTGCTAGGAGTGCAGGTTATAGGAGAAGATGGCGTGGATAAACGTGTGGACGTATTTGCTACCGCTATAACTTTTGGAGCAAAAGCTGAGGACCTGTTTCATCTAGATTTAGCATATGCTCCGCCTTACTCTACTACTAAAGACCCGGTAATGTATTCGGGTATGATATTGGACAATGCAATAAGTAAAGGTAGGAAGCTTTTGACGGCCACCCAGGTCGACGCGTTGATTAATTCAGGAGATGAATACGTGATCATTGATGCCAGAGTCGAGGGCCAGTATCAGAAACACCATATACCCACGGCTGTCAATATTCCCCACAACGAGTTAAGGGAAAGACTAGGAGAGGTCGATAAGGAAAAAATAGCAGTTACCTATTGCAACAAGGGGGTTACGGGCAATGCAGCTCAAAACATCCTTATATGCAATGGATTTGAAAAGGTATATAGCGTATCGGGAGGTCACAAGACCTACAAGAGATACATGGAAAAAAAGAAAAAATAA
- the arsD gene encoding arsenite efflux transporter metallochaperone ArsD → MKKMEIYEPAMCCPTGLCGVSVDKELIRISTVAGNLEKKGFQIERFNLANNPEKFVENKRVNAHMTDNGIKSLPLTLIDGEIIKTSCYPTNEEIALGLEVDITSLEETKTNSEGCCPGSGCC, encoded by the coding sequence ATGAAAAAAATGGAAATATATGAACCGGCAATGTGTTGTCCTACAGGTCTTTGTGGAGTAAGCGTGGACAAGGAGCTAATAAGAATATCTACAGTGGCTGGCAACTTGGAGAAAAAGGGCTTTCAAATTGAAAGGTTTAACCTTGCGAATAATCCTGAAAAATTTGTAGAAAATAAAAGGGTGAATGCCCATATGACGGACAACGGAATAAAGAGCCTCCCGTTGACGTTGATTGATGGAGAGATTATTAAGACATCCTGCTATCCAACCAATGAAGAAATTGCCCTGGGTCTTGAGGTTGACATAACATCATTGGAAGAGACAAAAACAAATAGCGAGGGATGCTGTCCGGGAAGCGGATGCTGTTGA
- the arsA gene encoding arsenical pump-driving ATPase — MKFKNYKPLENKITQYLFFTGKGGVGKTSTACATAVALADSGKKVLLISTDPASNLQDVFETELSNRACPFLGFERLMVANLDPIEAAKDYKESVVGPYRGKLPEEVIANMEEQLSGSCTVEIAAFNEFSNFITDKDAQLEYDHIIFDTAPTGHTLRMLQLPSAWSGFISENTHGASCLGQLSGLESKKEIYEKAVETLADSSLTTLVLVARPEDSPLKEARRASKELADIGVKNQWLILNGMLLDYDDEISKGLYDKQATALENMPAELKDLETCAIPLRGYNVVGAKNIRAFLSEDNFSESLEQVSFESDQNIDAIVEDLYKNEKKVIFTMGKGGVGKTTIAAAIALGLAARGEKVHLTTTDPAAHLQYVVKGNENITLSHIDEEKVLEDYKKTVLAAAGDNLSAEDIAYIEEDLRSPCTQEIAVFRAFAQIVEKADEEVVVIDTAPTGHTLLLLDSTQSYHKEIERTQGDIPESVRKLLPRLRNDKETEVIIVSLAETTPVFEAKRLEIDLARAGIYSKWWVINSSLYATKTENKLLKAKAESEIQWINDINRHTEGNLALVRWYPEDVKEEMLLSI, encoded by the coding sequence ATGAAATTTAAAAATTACAAACCTTTGGAGAACAAAATAACCCAATATTTATTTTTTACCGGAAAGGGTGGCGTTGGAAAGACGTCTACAGCATGCGCAACGGCTGTTGCCCTTGCAGACAGTGGGAAGAAAGTCTTGCTTATAAGCACCGATCCTGCTTCGAACCTGCAGGATGTCTTTGAGACGGAGCTTTCAAACAGGGCGTGCCCTTTTTTAGGTTTTGAAAGGCTCATGGTGGCTAATCTAGATCCTATCGAAGCGGCAAAAGATTATAAAGAAAGTGTTGTCGGTCCGTACAGGGGCAAGCTTCCAGAGGAAGTAATAGCCAATATGGAAGAGCAGCTATCAGGTTCCTGCACTGTAGAAATTGCCGCATTCAACGAGTTTTCCAATTTTATAACAGACAAAGATGCACAACTGGAGTACGATCACATTATATTTGATACTGCACCAACAGGGCACACGCTGAGAATGCTGCAATTGCCTTCTGCATGGAGCGGATTTATAAGTGAAAATACCCATGGAGCATCTTGCCTGGGGCAGCTGTCGGGTCTTGAGAGCAAAAAAGAAATCTACGAAAAAGCTGTAGAAACACTAGCGGATTCAAGTCTGACCACATTGGTACTTGTAGCAAGGCCGGAGGATTCTCCACTCAAAGAGGCTCGAAGGGCATCGAAAGAACTTGCGGATATTGGGGTGAAAAATCAGTGGCTTATATTAAACGGCATGTTGCTGGATTACGATGACGAAATATCAAAAGGGCTGTATGATAAACAAGCGACAGCCCTGGAAAATATGCCGGCAGAGCTTAAGGATCTCGAAACATGCGCTATTCCGCTGAGAGGTTACAATGTAGTCGGTGCTAAAAACATAAGAGCTTTTCTAAGTGAAGACAACTTCAGTGAGAGTTTAGAGCAGGTAAGCTTTGAAAGTGATCAAAACATTGATGCCATTGTTGAAGATCTTTATAAAAACGAGAAGAAAGTAATCTTTACCATGGGAAAAGGAGGAGTGGGAAAAACAACTATAGCCGCAGCGATAGCATTAGGTTTGGCTGCAAGGGGAGAAAAGGTTCATCTTACTACCACTGATCCCGCTGCCCACCTTCAATATGTTGTTAAGGGGAATGAAAATATTACCTTGAGCCACATAGACGAAGAGAAAGTGCTTGAGGATTACAAAAAAACTGTATTGGCAGCCGCTGGAGATAACCTGTCTGCAGAGGATATTGCGTATATAGAAGAAGATTTAAGATCTCCATGCACTCAGGAAATTGCTGTTTTTAGAGCTTTTGCCCAAATAGTTGAAAAAGCAGATGAAGAAGTAGTGGTAATAGACACGGCTCCTACGGGTCATACCCTGCTGTTGCTTGATTCTACCCAGAGTTATCACAAGGAAATTGAAAGAACACAGGGAGACATACCGGAATCAGTCAGAAAACTTCTGCCAAGACTTAGAAACGATAAAGAGACAGAAGTCATAATAGTCAGCCTTGCTGAGACTACGCCTGTGTTTGAAGCCAAAAGACTGGAAATTGACCTTGCGAGAGCGGGCATATACAGCAAGTGGTGGGTAATAAACTCTTCATTGTATGCGACAAAGACTGAAAACAAGCTTCTGAAAGCAAAGGCTGAAAGCGAGATTCAGTGGATCAACGATATAAACAGACACACCGAGGGAAACCTGGCACTTGTTAGGTGGTATCCTGAAGATGTGAAGGAAGAGATGCTTTTAAGCATATGA
- a CDS encoding universal stress protein produces MFKKVIIATDLSPASYALIKCLGNLKPLGTEECLLLQCLSVQETASIALSYTASVLEDSLKKQKELLEGFGYKVETRIVPGVVKNEINRIALNENYSVIVTGAQKQSAASEAFFRGLAYDLIHHAKKPVLLLRLIESEDGATCSRALDLQGKSHIVFPTDFSENADHAFSYLTQIVESGPKKITLMHIQDQSKIAPYLLDRLEDFNEVDYQRLEKLKQVLLEKGAEDVDIQIKLGSPFKEIIDFANTSSAELIVMGSQGRGFVKELFLGSVSHNIARNADCSVLLIPAKRSKSD; encoded by the coding sequence ATGTTTAAAAAAGTAATCATAGCAACTGATTTATCACCTGCTTCATACGCACTAATAAAATGCCTTGGCAATCTAAAACCCTTAGGGACTGAAGAATGCCTATTGCTCCAGTGTCTCAGTGTGCAGGAAACAGCATCAATCGCCTTGTCATATACTGCTTCAGTCTTGGAGGATAGTCTTAAAAAGCAAAAAGAGCTTCTCGAGGGATTTGGCTACAAAGTAGAAACCAGGATAGTACCCGGCGTGGTCAAAAATGAGATAAACCGCATAGCTTTAAATGAAAACTATTCCGTGATAGTAACCGGTGCTCAAAAGCAGTCAGCTGCCAGCGAGGCTTTTTTCAGAGGCTTGGCTTACGATTTAATTCACCATGCGAAAAAACCAGTTCTTCTTCTTCGCCTTATTGAGTCAGAGGATGGAGCCACATGCTCCAGAGCTCTCGATTTACAAGGAAAGTCCCACATTGTTTTCCCTACCGACTTTTCAGAAAATGCAGACCATGCATTTTCCTACTTGACTCAGATAGTTGAGTCGGGACCTAAAAAGATTACTTTGATGCATATTCAGGATCAATCTAAGATTGCTCCATACCTTTTAGACAGGCTCGAGGATTTCAACGAAGTGGATTACCAGAGGCTTGAGAAGCTTAAGCAGGTGCTTCTCGAAAAGGGCGCTGAAGATGTAGACATTCAAATCAAACTAGGCTCCCCCTTTAAGGAAATAATAGATTTTGCAAATACCTCATCGGCAGAATTGATAGTAATGGGCAGCCAAGGTAGAGGCTTTGTAAAAGAGTTGTTCCTTGGAAGCGTAAGCCACAACATCGCCAGAAACGCCGATTGCTCAGTGTTGTTGATTCCTGCAAAGCGTTCCAAGAGCGATTGA
- the arsB gene encoding ACR3 family arsenite efflux transporter — MSKNKTSGIGFFERYLSIWVALCMIVGVLIGVYLPEIPEFLSRFEYASVSIPVAILIWLMIYPMMLKVDFNSIKQVGQNPKGLIITWVTNWLIKPFTMFGIASLFFFVIFKSLIPTDMAREYLAGAVLLGAAPCTAMVFVWSHLTRGNPAYTLVQVATNDLIILVAFVPIVAILLGISDIIVPWSTLFLSVVLFVVIPLTGGWLSRVLISKNKGIDYFENVFIPKFNNVTIIGLLLTLIIIFSFQGQIIVDNPINIVLIAIPLIIQTFLIFFIAYLWSKAWKLPHDVAAPAGMIGASNFFELAVAVAISLFGLQSGAAMATVVGVLVEVPVMLTLVKIANNTRGWFNN, encoded by the coding sequence ATGAGTAAAAACAAAACATCTGGCATAGGTTTTTTCGAGAGATATCTTTCAATATGGGTTGCCTTGTGCATGATAGTTGGAGTGTTGATCGGCGTATACTTGCCTGAGATACCTGAATTTTTAAGTCGATTTGAATACGCCAGCGTATCTATTCCCGTCGCCATTTTAATTTGGCTGATGATTTACCCAATGATGCTTAAAGTAGATTTTAACAGCATCAAGCAGGTAGGTCAAAACCCTAAAGGCCTTATCATTACATGGGTGACCAACTGGCTTATTAAGCCCTTTACCATGTTTGGTATAGCCTCGTTGTTTTTCTTTGTAATATTTAAAAGCCTTATCCCTACCGATATGGCCCGAGAATACTTGGCCGGGGCAGTCTTGCTTGGCGCCGCTCCCTGCACAGCCATGGTTTTTGTATGGAGCCACCTTACTAGAGGCAATCCCGCCTACACCTTGGTTCAGGTCGCTACGAACGACTTGATAATACTTGTAGCATTTGTTCCCATAGTAGCCATACTCCTTGGAATAAGCGATATAATCGTTCCTTGGTCTACTTTGTTTCTATCCGTCGTCCTGTTTGTAGTAATCCCTTTGACCGGGGGCTGGCTGTCAAGGGTGTTGATCAGCAAGAACAAAGGTATTGATTACTTTGAGAATGTCTTCATACCAAAGTTCAACAATGTGACGATCATAGGTCTTTTGCTTACTTTGATAATAATTTTTTCCTTTCAAGGACAGATCATTGTAGACAACCCGATAAATATAGTTTTAATCGCCATTCCTTTGATCATCCAGACTTTTTTAATCTTTTTTATAGCTTACTTATGGTCGAAGGCTTGGAAACTTCCTCACGATGTAGCAGCCCCTGCCGGCATGATTGGCGCTTCAAACTTCTTTGAGCTTGCTGTAGCTGTAGCCATATCCCTATTTGGTCTTCAGTCCGGAGCTGCTATGGCGACTGTAGTCGGGGTATTGGTGGAAGTTCCTGTTATGCTCACTTTAGTAAAGATTGCCAACAATACGCGAGGTTGGTTCAACAACTGA
- a CDS encoding HAD family hydrolase, translated as MKRLTGVIFDMDGVIVDSEPIHYLCDTKTLEDYGVEVDFDEMQRYIGVGNEAMWSDLIKRHQIKATVEELTKRQDYYKKELFGKDSIVAVRGIESLIKKLHKKDIKIALASSSPKYFIESILKSLDLINYFGALVSGDEVTRSKPEPDIYLKAAELIGISPVECMAIEDAAAGVIAAKAAGMYTIGYKNPNSGNQDLSPADLIVESIWEVENRLKAILID; from the coding sequence TTGAAAAGATTAACTGGCGTGATTTTTGACATGGATGGCGTGATAGTGGACAGTGAGCCAATACACTATTTATGCGATACAAAAACCCTGGAAGATTACGGAGTGGAGGTGGATTTCGATGAGATGCAGAGGTACATCGGCGTAGGGAATGAAGCCATGTGGTCGGATTTAATCAAAAGGCATCAGATAAAGGCTACAGTGGAAGAGCTTACGAAACGTCAGGATTACTATAAAAAAGAGCTTTTCGGAAAAGACAGCATCGTTGCAGTAAGAGGCATAGAAAGTCTCATAAAGAAACTGCACAAAAAAGATATAAAAATAGCCTTGGCATCATCTTCGCCAAAATATTTTATTGAGAGCATATTGAAAAGCTTGGATTTGATAAATTATTTTGGGGCATTGGTAAGCGGTGACGAGGTGACAAGAAGCAAGCCAGAGCCGGATATATATCTAAAAGCGGCCGAGCTTATTGGAATCTCGCCGGTGGAGTGCATGGCAATTGAGGATGCGGCGGCGGGAGTAATAGCGGCGAAGGCGGCTGGAATGTACACGATAGGTTATAAGAATCCAAACTCGGGGAATCAGGATTTATCTCCTGCAGATTTAATAGTAGAAAGCATTTGGGAAGTTGAGAACAGGCTGAAAGCGATTTTAATAGACTAA
- a CDS encoding DEAD/DEAH box helicase, with translation MEKMKFEEVAGISSEIKKAVEDMGFEEMTPIQQMAIPFVYEGLDIVGQAQTGTGKTAAFGIPTIDSIDQEDKRTQALILCPTRELALQVSEEISKLAKYKRGIKVLPVFGGQSIDRQIQGLKRGAQIVIGTPGRVMDHIRRRTLKIDNLKKFVLDEADEMLNMGFREDIETILESVKEERQTLLFSATMPKAILEIINKYQTNPKMVKVEHKELTTPNVEQFYLEVKEKDKMEVMTRLIDVYNPKLTIVFCNTKRKVDDVTDLLQTRGYSVDKIHGDMKQSIRSSVISKFKRNDLDILVATDVAARGLDIDDVELVLNYDMPSHEEYYVHRIGRTGRAGRAGSAFTMVTPRDYYLLKNVMNYTKKKIKRHPIPSIGEIETIKTDTFLQRIKTEIDKGGLDRYIKIIEKVLETEDYQAIEVAAALVKSELELPEKENVDFKGFNKEQTFKKQSKGRSNEPMAKMFINIGKNHHIKPGDVVGSIAGETSVSGNRIGSIDIFEDYTFVEIPEEFADEVLEIMGQNTIKGKKISIERAKAGRKAVSKGKKSQYDRGSKRGKTKRY, from the coding sequence ATGGAAAAAATGAAGTTCGAAGAAGTAGCCGGTATTAGCAGCGAGATTAAAAAAGCTGTAGAGGATATGGGTTTTGAGGAGATGACTCCAATTCAGCAAATGGCGATACCTTTTGTTTACGAAGGCTTGGATATCGTAGGTCAGGCGCAGACAGGAACTGGCAAGACCGCCGCATTTGGGATACCCACCATCGACAGCATAGATCAAGAAGACAAAAGAACGCAGGCATTGATACTGTGTCCTACCAGAGAGCTTGCTCTTCAAGTATCCGAAGAGATAAGCAAGCTTGCAAAGTATAAAAGAGGCATTAAGGTTCTTCCGGTATTTGGAGGACAGTCAATAGACAGGCAGATTCAAGGACTTAAAAGAGGAGCTCAAATCGTTATAGGAACTCCGGGAAGAGTCATGGACCATATTAGGAGAAGGACCCTTAAAATCGACAATCTTAAAAAATTCGTCTTGGATGAAGCTGATGAGATGTTGAACATGGGTTTCAGGGAAGATATCGAAACGATACTTGAAAGCGTGAAAGAAGAAAGACAGACGCTGTTGTTTTCGGCAACGATGCCAAAAGCCATATTGGAGATAATCAATAAATATCAGACTAATCCTAAAATGGTTAAAGTAGAGCATAAAGAGCTTACTACGCCAAATGTTGAGCAATTCTACCTGGAAGTAAAGGAAAAAGACAAGATGGAGGTTATGACAAGGCTGATAGATGTCTATAATCCAAAACTTACCATCGTTTTTTGCAACACCAAAAGAAAGGTCGACGATGTTACAGATCTTCTTCAAACAAGAGGATACAGCGTTGATAAGATACATGGAGACATGAAACAGTCGATAAGATCTTCTGTAATCAGCAAATTCAAGAGAAACGATCTGGATATCCTTGTGGCAACAGATGTTGCGGCTAGAGGCCTTGATATAGACGACGTGGAGCTGGTTCTTAATTATGACATGCCAAGCCATGAAGAGTATTATGTCCACAGGATAGGAAGAACGGGCAGGGCAGGAAGAGCGGGCAGTGCATTTACCATGGTGACTCCAAGAGACTACTACTTGCTTAAAAACGTCATGAACTACACAAAAAAGAAGATTAAAAGACATCCTATACCTAGCATCGGAGAAATAGAAACCATAAAAACCGATACATTCTTGCAAAGAATCAAAACCGAGATTGACAAAGGCGGTTTGGATAGATATATCAAGATCATAGAGAAGGTATTGGAGACTGAAGACTATCAGGCAATCGAGGTTGCCGCGGCTTTAGTGAAATCGGAGCTTGAGCTTCCGGAAAAAGAGAATGTGGATTTCAAGGGCTTTAACAAAGAGCAAACCTTCAAGAAGCAGTCTAAAGGCAGATCGAATGAGCCGATGGCAAAAATGTTTATAAATATAGGAAAAAATCATCACATAAAACCTGGAGATGTAGTTGGTTCCATAGCTGGTGAAACAAGTGTCAGCGGAAACAGAATCGGTAGCATAGATATTTTCGAAGACTATACTTTCGTGGAAATTCCGGAAGAATTTGCCGATGAAGTTCTTGAAATAATGGGACAAAACACTATAAAGGGCAAAAAAATAAGCATCGAGCGTGCGAAAGCAGGCAGAAAAGCCGTGTCCAAAGGAAAGAAAAGCCAATATGACAGAGGCTCAAAAAGAGGAAAGACCAAGAGATACTGA
- the gshAB gene encoding bifunctional glutamate--cysteine ligase GshA/glutathione synthetase GshB, producing MSSGIDLEGLELSTQAVVKEALIRNIQVEILDRDENFIRLTKGMKTEIIRQATKTSADTYVSAEVMGNKEVTKLLLKEVGIRVPSGVRIKNLNEAREHYGIFFGKDLVVKPLSTNFGLGVFVIKDLGSPNELENAVEYALAYDDTVLIEEFISGKEFRFLVVGDEVVAILHREPANVKGDGTNSIERLVEIKNRDPRRGEGYITPLEKIKLGSVEVEFLRKQGLELDYVPKKDEKIYLRENSNISTGGDSIDYTDQVHPGYTEIALKCAKAVGAKITGADIMIDDVQKEPNNGNYGVIELNFNPAIHMHNHPYLGMNREVEKKVLDLLGF from the coding sequence GTGAGTTCCGGTATTGATCTGGAAGGCCTTGAGCTTTCTACACAGGCAGTAGTAAAAGAGGCTTTGATAAGAAACATACAGGTTGAAATATTAGACAGAGATGAAAACTTTATTAGGTTGACAAAAGGGATGAAGACTGAGATTATCCGTCAAGCTACAAAAACCTCTGCGGATACATACGTATCTGCAGAGGTAATGGGAAATAAAGAAGTAACCAAGTTGCTCTTGAAGGAAGTGGGCATAAGAGTTCCGTCAGGTGTAAGGATAAAAAATTTAAATGAAGCGCGGGAGCATTATGGTATATTTTTTGGCAAAGATCTGGTAGTGAAGCCTCTGTCAACGAATTTTGGGTTGGGTGTTTTTGTGATTAAAGATCTAGGCAGTCCCAATGAGCTTGAAAATGCAGTGGAATACGCTTTAGCCTATGACGACACGGTGTTGATAGAGGAGTTCATATCGGGAAAAGAATTTAGGTTCTTGGTCGTTGGCGATGAGGTAGTTGCAATTTTACACAGGGAACCGGCCAATGTCAAAGGGGATGGTACCAACTCAATTGAAAGGCTCGTAGAGATTAAAAATAGAGATCCCAGAAGGGGTGAAGGGTACATCACCCCGCTTGAAAAAATAAAGCTTGGAAGTGTGGAAGTGGAGTTTTTGAGAAAGCAGGGCCTCGAGTTGGATTATGTGCCGAAGAAAGACGAAAAAATATATCTGAGGGAAAATTCCAATATAAGTACAGGTGGTGACAGCATAGATTATACTGATCAAGTACATCCAGGTTACACTGAAATTGCATTGAAATGCGCAAAAGCGGTGGGTGCTAAAATTACAGGAGCAGACATAATGATAGATGACGTTCAAAAGGAGCCGAATAATGGCAACTATGGAGTGATAGAACTGAATTTCAATCCTGCGATACATATGCATAATCACCCATATTTAGGGATGAATAGGGAAGTTGAAAAAAAGGTGCTTGATCTACTGGGCTTTTAA
- a CDS encoding DUF6320 domain-containing protein has protein sequence MAAYCPKCGVKVKKGGLNCPLCEYPIPDVDEREELKVHPFPTPENIYPEEFKKVKKKVLKSITLIFGLAIIIMYAVNMYLQEEITWAKYSIASTISLWVYIGIFLKFIPSRYFYLTAASINTLGLLYALDYLSGAVTWFFQLGLPLVLGLYLFSLLAVFTYSYLKNRLLIYVAVNMIFATMYFFLLEWAISIFVAGAPHFIWSLIAGIPTFLLALALIYFHYYFPINIKEEIKRRFHI, from the coding sequence ATGGCTGCTTATTGCCCCAAGTGTGGAGTTAAAGTTAAAAAAGGCGGACTCAATTGTCCTCTTTGCGAATATCCTATACCTGATGTAGATGAACGTGAAGAGCTTAAAGTTCATCCATTTCCCACCCCGGAAAACATATATCCCGAAGAGTTCAAGAAAGTAAAAAAGAAAGTTTTAAAGAGCATAACATTAATTTTTGGCCTTGCCATAATAATTATGTACGCTGTGAATATGTATCTTCAAGAAGAAATAACCTGGGCCAAGTACAGCATAGCTTCTACCATATCCTTATGGGTATACATCGGCATCTTTTTAAAATTTATTCCAAGCAGATATTTTTACCTTACTGCAGCATCCATCAATACTCTGGGACTTTTATATGCGCTGGACTATTTAAGCGGGGCGGTGACTTGGTTCTTTCAGCTGGGGCTGCCTCTTGTTTTAGGGCTGTATTTGTTTTCGCTGCTGGCCGTATTTACCTACAGTTATCTTAAAAACAGGCTTCTGATTTATGTAGCGGTAAACATGATATTTGCAACCATGTATTTTTTTCTCCTGGAATGGGCCATTAGCATTTTTGTTGCAGGAGCGCCTCACTTTATATGGTCGTTGATAGCAGGGATACCCACTTTTTTGCTCGCTCTTGCGCTTATTTATTTTCACTATTATTTTCCGATAAATATTAAAGAAGAAATTAAAAGAAGATTCCATATTTAG